The sequence TGACCTAGCGGCAGCCAAACCCCGTCAGCTGGGCTGTTGGTGGGGCGGGAGGAAGGGTAATACAGCCCTCCGAGCAACTTAACGCTGTCTATAAAAAAATATCACAGCACAGCTGATATGCGTGTGATAACACCCGCGAAGAAGGAACGACGACCCACCTACCTGTACGCACCTGACTTGTGGGCGGGAAGCTCCTTTATGAAGGTGCGACGTTTGAGTGGAGCTGAGGAAGGTATGTTTATTAGAGCGGAGGCTGCTGTTACACAGCAAGTTTAGAAGATAGAACTTTGTGTTGGGTACACGTAGCCAGAGAGGGAACCGCCAGCGGGGGTGATTTTGCCAAAACTAGCTGGGAAAACCCAGCTAATTAGTAGATGCTTATGTTAACCAAGTGGCATTCTTGGATGTTATAATTCCCGATAAAGAGACTATTAAAGAGGTTTAAGTAAAAAATTTGCAGTGGCACCTTGTAAAAGATAATTAAATCTGGATTCTTGGCAGCTATCTCTTCTCAAATAGGCACAGCCCTCTCCAGCTGAACAAATAACACCAAAGCCCAAACAAAGCCCAAGAACAAGAAACCCCCATCCTGAAATGGTGTAAATTAGTTAAAAGGTAGTTACTGTTTGAAAGCAACTCTTCTGTGTTAGCACTCCGTATTTGACTTCACTACCTTTTGTTCctgtaaaaaaacaaagcctgattttattggaaaaaaagccTTACTGAAATTTGTACAGCAAACAGGCTTATACATTTGAGTAAGTTTATAACGGAGAAGGAAGTTGTTTCAAGAGGTGGTTATAAAAGGCATGTTATATACCCCATTATGGGTGTTAAGGAAACGAGTTTGTAAAATGCAGGGACTGTAAACCAAAGTAATTtaagttgcattttaaaagtgtttttagAGTATCATTACCatcataaaaatacagcaaggTACACAATGCTAGTACTGACAAATACAGAGTAAATGCAAAACCTATTAGGAAGCACTGCTTAAGTTTGACTCTTGAGGGACCTTCTGTATCAAATATAAGTATGTATTCTTCCTCATTTGAACAGAAAAGGGCTTGCTGTACTTCAgacagatctttttttccctcaaaatgaTGAGAAAGCCTTGTGACCAGCCAAATATAATTTACTTATTACTTTGCAACTAcagtaaaatattcagaaactaTACAAAGACTTTAGACAGTAAACATGTATTTAATAAAACTGCGGTTCAGTTACACTGGATCCTTGAAGAAGGAGTTCCCAGTACAACTTCATTAATCTGCTTATATCACAGAACAGTTTTCAGTTAGACATACACATTTACAACATTCAAACTCATTTGGTCCACCACTAAactcttcttccctttcatcTTGTAAATGTGTGTGCTCTTTTGCCTGCCTCTTCAGCAGGTGTTTACCTGAAAGACAAAGTAATTACAGTAAAGACAAGGCCTTTCTTTGCAAGATAAAATTACGTaagtaacaattttaaaataaaatctgatttaaTTTAGCTAAATGGGACATGCTAAAGGTTTGCAAACTTCTATTCCTGAGCAGATTACACATTGCCATTATTACCCAAAagccctccccacagcctttGCTGGCCTTATGTCtagttgaaaaggaaaaaaaaaaaatccaaatgaaaaaaaaatcatgggaAGAAGCTTATCCTTTTTCTAGGGGACTGAAATACTGGTGTATGTGCTTTTTGGAATATGAACTTTTTTCCTACAAGATTTACAGGTATTAACCACCTgcatgtggctttttttttttgtaacttttgtTATGGTAACAGTGGGGAGTgattcatgaaaaagaaaaaagattgtttACTTAAGTCTTGAAGTAAATTAAACTGTACTATATATACATTCAGTGTTAGATGAAACTCTCAACAGCCAAACTaattaataaaacagaattaaagttCAGGCAGCTGTAAAAAATTCAAAGACCAGGGCTTTTCTAATGGTTTTTGCCCCCATTTTTAAGCAATTCTGAGTTTTATGCTGTACTAGAATTCAAGATTTGCATAGCTGTATcactgtaacaggaaaaaagatttttactaGTAGTCTTTTAACGATTTTAttgattttccttcttttctattaagtgcatactttaaaaaaaccttcccATGTCACATGATAACTATTAGAAATACAAAGTTTCAGTCACTGCTGATCTGGACAGGACTTTCCATTAGCAGccaaaaaaagatgaaaagttctaatagttttttttttctaagtcaGCTGTGTTCAGAAATCTTTGCTATGCTTTGTATATCCACTTCTATGGAATTAAAAGTAGAAACTCACCATTTCTGGGCCAAAACCTTTTAACACCACCGCTGCCccatcccttttttccccccctttacTGAAAGTATCTAACCACTTTGATTCTCCTCCTGTTTTGGTAACTTTTGCAAAAGGAGGACAAAACACTCCACTCTACCTTAACCTTCAATTATCATTgttattcaaaaagaaaaagttcaaagCAGGATACAGCAGATTTGGAATTACCTTCCTCATCCACCTCCAGCCATTGGTGGCGGACTGGGGCCTCCACCCCAGTGATTTATTCGACCCATTCTACGGCGAGGATGGGCTGGAGGCCTGacaagaaagcaaggaaaacaacATCTATTCAATTGGCATTAAATTGTTAAACTAGAACTATAATAACATTGTTCCTAAATTATAGTAATTAGGAAGTTAGAACCTCTGGAAAAGTTGGTTGGGTTTCATGTGAAAAgcggtaaaaaaaaaaaaaaaatcccaaaacaaccccccccaaaaacccccaaaccaaacccaaccccgCTTTCATGAAAATTCTCTTACACACACTGTTCTAATTACTCCTGTCTCACAAGAGGAAAGCTACAGCTAACAGGCTTTTACACAGTCATACAAGAAAGTTAGGCAAACCattaagaacaaagaaatacagtaacTATAGTGTTTCTAGAAATGATATCCCTCTAACAAAGTGGTTTATTTATCTGTAGGTAATCTAATACATGAAATGACTGATTTAATGTAAATCAAATGCTGAGTATAAGCAAGTCTAACAAAAGAATTTCAACAAAGATGCATATTATCTATTAGGCAGGtttgaaaaattgtttcagtGAGAGTTAGAGGATACTGTTATTACAGCTATCCAAAGCTTTGTATTGTTATCAATGAGTTTCAGACAAAATATTGCACATGAACAACACTTTAGTCTTCTTACATGACCCAATTCAATGCAAGTCACAACCGTAATCTGCATACATTGTCATTTTGCTAagacggggaaaaaaaaaatcagaactagTGTGAATATGAAAAATTACCCTCGTCCATCATTGTATCCTGAATAGGAGGAAGATGTGTAGCCGCCTCTTCTCAAATCTGGTTGAATAATGCtctggaaactgaaaaataaaacaggagttAGGTGAATTGGTTGCTAGATACAGTTTCTGAATCTCTGGATTGCAAGATAAGAAATGGCCTGGACAACAATAAGTAGCGTTCAGGAATGAACACTGTATCTTCTCAAGATTACTGTTTAATACATTTTGGCAATTTTTCTCCTACATACGAAGATAAAAGCTGAAGTAATTCCAAATTACAGTAAGGCTCAAATCtagaaaatctatttttctggTAAATAAAGTGCAAGGAATGCATAAAGTATAAACCTGTAACTGAAATAATGAAGGACTGTTGAATACATCAAAAgaactttttgtttcttaactGGCTTTGATCTGGGGTTATAAATTTATGACTACTGCTGTGTGATTATTTTTACATAGCCAGAATCTCTTGTCACCAGTAGAAATTCTCTAAATAATATCTTAATTATTTGATCAGCTATTAGAAACTAGCTGTTTAACAAAAgtatatgctttttctttttgtagtattaaaatggaagaaatgtaagaaaactCATTTGAGCTGCCAGTAAGTTAGCATCACTTCTCATacacttttggttttattacaTATATTATAGTGCTTAATAACCAAAGCCATATAGTCAAACGTTCACATATGTTTTGGGGACTGTAGATATGGAATGCTAAAGAGTAAATCTAACGTTTTTATTGTTGTGTTACTGATAGCACTGAGTAGCTTCTACCTACGAGGAATCTAAAATAAAGCTCAtcaaaagaattaatttctacTTACAACAGAACCACGAAATCTGCTATTGACCAGAAGAAATCTGTTATAGATGACAAACTCCAAGGAGCCCGACTCTGGTTTTCCAAAACTTGTCCTGTAACATATCAAGACACAGAATGTCCAGCGACATTTAGTATGTGACACTGTACATATAGTACCTAAAAGCCTATCAGCTGAGTCTAGAATTTGCACACGGGATGGAGAAACTACACTCCATGGGCAATGCTAGCAAGCTTCATGCCCTACAGGGTGTTGTTCAAGTACTTGAAACAATCGGATCGCCACCACCAAACAGACGCCGTGTCCAGGTACACCTACAAAACCCCACCAGTCCAGTCTCTGTTTCCCTGCAAGGGATTAAGCTGCTTCTCTGTTATGCTCCCAACGTACGCAGAACACGCTTCAACTTTTCAAAGTCCTCAAAAACTGTTTAGAAGCACGCAAGGCTCAAATCCAGGCCGCAGAAAAGCGGGGGGGGATGCGGGGTTGATTTGGTAGCGACAGTGGCAGCGGGCGAGACGTGCTGCCCACTCAGGGCAGcaggctgggccgggccgcgggggtGCGCGGAGGCAGCACTCTGCCCGGCGCAGGCCCGATGCCCCCCGCCAAGCCGTCCCCCGCTCGCTGCCCAGCCGCCAGGCCGTCTCCCGCTGCCCCGCTGAGGGGAGAAGGCGCGACCCgctcttcccagctgcccctcaCCGTTGGAGATGTACACCATGGCGGCGGGCCGCGGGCGCTGCCGCGTCACCTGCCCTCCGCCCCGCTGCGCCTGCGCGGGCGGGAGGCGCATGCCCGGAAGGAGCCGCTGAAGGCGGTGCCCTGCCGCGCTGCCCGTTCCTCGCTTCCGGCTGAGGGGAAAGGGGCGGTGGCGGCGCGCGCGCAGTGCCGtgccgtggccgtggccgtggccgtggcgGTACGGCCGTGGCGTGGGCGCTGTGGCGGCGCTGGCCAGTGCTGGCCAGTGCTTGTTTTGCTGGTCCCGTTGCCACAGCAGTCGTAGCAGCAATGCAGCCCCCTTCTAACGGGCGCCCCCTCCGCAGCAGCTCCGCTGCGGGGCCGGCCGGTCTGGGGCGGGCGGCGTTCAGGTGGGGCGTTCCCTCCCTCAGGGCGGGCCGTTCTGGTTCACTCGTAAAACGTGTTTCTTTTAGTAGTTACACTGCTTTATAATGCTGTGTGGGAGGTTCCGTGCCCTGCACGGTAAGCGTATGGTTTTACCAACAGGGAACAGTAAGCGTAGTTAGTAGTATGCCAGGGTAGCTTTCATAAAAATTACCGGTTCTTAGTAGTCTTTGGTAGTGAACTTCTGCTGGATCTTATGTAAAAGCGAGCGCTTTTGTCCTTTATCACCGCCTCGATTTCCTCTGGTTGTTGGAGCACCTCGTCCATCCCTGTGGTTTTCCCTAATGGAATATTAAGTGATAACTCACTGTAGTAATGTTAGAAATGTGACCAAATGCAGATTATTTATTGAAAACTTCTCTCCAAAGGGaacttttgttccttttatgtAATGACAGGTATGTAGTTACGTATATTCCCGTTATGTTGGTGGGAATGTTCAGCCCAAAgttgtgtatttgttttaatttatttttataaaaactttGCCCTGCTAGCATTTCTTCTCATGGAGAATCCATGCGTTTGAAATTGGAGGTAACTGTATAGCTATATAGGCAAATTTAATACAATGCCTTCTATCTTTCTTAAACTAAACTAGTAGAGAAGGGACGTGTAATTCTGCTGGGaaacagcagtaagaaaaataaatttaaaagtatttcaataCTGCCTTTGCAAGACCTGTCTGTTCCTAGTAACGATGAGGTAAAGTCTTTTGCTAAACCTCTTACCGCAAGAGTATTGTCTGAAGTTGAAATTGTAATAATATGTCCCTGACAATGTAGTTGTCCCCTAGTAAAGAAATTGTTTGTAACTGACAGGTGTTTATAAATGTTCCATGTTCCAGAAATAAACTCTTGCTAACAACTGAAAGCAATTGTGAAAGAAAAGTATCTGTAACAACgtacatgaaataaatatttatcgTTAATGTAAGAGCTAGGGAATCTACCACTCAATAACTGGGGAAATACAAAAGTTTTTAGAAAATAGTGGGTGCTACACAGTGCATAATGGGCATGAATGCAGGCAGTATGTTAAAATTATTCAGGGACAACATCCTTTTTCTTAATTAGCTATGTTTATGAtgattttttcaaataatagtCAAGTGTACTTGGATCAGTTTCAGTTTACCAATTGCAAAACACAGCCTACATAggaatagaagaaaaacagagattcAGTCAGTAAGTCATTTGAACATTGTTTTTAGGTTCTCAGTGAAACCAGATAACTAGAACAATAAACTGGAAGAAAGGTGTGTTGGTGTACTTTTAATTTATGGAATGCATAGTAGATCTGCTATCGTGTGTTAGGTGATACTGTTACATAAATACTAATTGTATATGGAAAGTGaaaacattcctttaaaaaggtATTGTCAAATAATAGCAAAATAGCAGTATTCAAGGAAAGTACACAACAAATGCATACCTTCGTATTAGTATGCTGACGTGTGAAAATGATATagtcttgtttttaaataattttcataaatatacTTTCTTTTCACTAGGCTTTGAGACAAAACAGCAAATTATCTTATGTTTAAAGAACTATTGCACAAGTTGTAGACACAACATTTACCAAGAAGAAGACAAAGAGGGAGGATGATAACAGGAAGATAATGGCGGTAAGTGGAGGTAAAGGAGGTGGTGTAAGTTTTGTGATGTattgaaaacacacacaaactgaCTCTTGCTAGTATAAAAACAAACATCGCATTCCAAACTTTTAGTAGTTTAAACGGAAGCGTAATAGTGAACCTGAATACGAGCAGGTAGTTATTCCACCTGAACTCATGCTCTGTATGCAGTTGATGTTGTCCTGCATGAATTACTGTAATAAGAGTTTGAACAATTCATTCCCTTTTAAATGTATTATCTTCCAGAGAGAGTGTGTTAATCATGCAGAAAGGAACaatgtatttattgtttttcaaatgacaaaaaaaaccgccgaacccaaacaacaaagaaaattgtGAGTGGgttcttcagttatttttttttaaagtaaaatcagATGTGAGATAGTCTTGGTTTATTTAATAATgaagtaataataaatattgtCTCAGTGCCCTAAAATTATATAATGACAATGCAAACTTTCtctgtgaaatatatttttggtgaatgaaattaaagaaatatactttttaaattgagattgtgtgtgtgtgtattccTAACATAGTCATATTTTTCCAAGAAGGCATGTCCGGGTACTTAACAGTGGCAAAATAACCAACCATTGCATAAAATGATACATGAAAATTTTAGTATTTATAACTTTTTTAAGTACTTACATatgctttgtttatttatttatttccatagTTAAGTTTTAGACATGAAAATGTGAGATTTAAAAAAGTGTGGTTAAAAATCAATGGTAGCATTACATTATCAAGGTTGTTgtcttgggtttgtgtggcaaggttttggcagAGGgtgggctacaggggtggctgctgtgagaagctgctagaagcttcccctgtgtccaatagagtcaatgccagctggctccaaaatggacccgccgctggccaaggctaagcctatcagcaacagtggtagcgctTCTGGGATAACATaaatttaagaagggggaaaaaacctgcacagctgcagctggagagaggagtgagagtatgtgagagaaacaactctggaGACACCAAgttcagtgaagaaggagggggaagaggtgctccaggcactggagcagagattcccttgcagcccatggtgaagaccatggtgaggcaggctgccctcctgcagcccatggaggtccatggcggagcagatacccacctgcagcccggggaggaccccatgccggaaTAGGttgatgtgcctgaaggaggctgtgaccccgtagaaagcctgcactggagcaggctcctggcaggacctgtggaccccatggagagaggagcccacgctggagcaggtttggtggcaggacttgtgaccccgtgggggacccacgctggagcagtcagctcctgaagggctgcaccctgtgcaagggatccatgctggagcagttcatgaagaactgtagcctgtgggtgggacccacattggagaagtttgtggaggactgtctcctgtgggaaggaccccatgctggagcaggggaagagtgtgaggagtcctcccctgagaaggaaggagcagcagagacaatgtgtgatgaactgactacaacccccattccccatcttattgcgctgctcggggggaggaggcagagaaaatcaggagtgaagttgagcgcaggaaaaagggaggggtgggggaaggtgttttaagatttggttttatttctcattaccctgcacatgttctctcttctgtctcctactcagttttgactggtagtaaattaaactgatttccccaagtcgagtctgttttgcctgtgacggtaattgctgagtgatctccctgtccttacctcaacccacgagcttttttgttatattttctctcccctgtccagttgagaaggggagtgatagagtggctttggtgggcacttggcatccagccagggtcacaCCACCACACTTGTTATCCATTGGCCTGTCCTTGGGTCAGGAATGGAGTAGAGAAGAGGAATAGGAAAACAGTTATTCACATGCATTTGCAGCTTATGGTACAGTTTGGACAGCAGGTGTGGACATAAGCTCCAGTTGGAGCTCATTTCTTGTAGCGACACAGCCCTGGCATCCCACTCTGAGCAGCTACTCCTTTACAGAAGGCAGGGTGGGTGTCCCTAGCTGTTGCTAGCTGGAGTCCCTCAGTGACCTGCACCTTTGCTTTCAGTCTGTGTGCCTGATGCTGGGAAGTTTGGAGGACCACAGCAGCAGTGCACCTGAGCTTAATGAAAACCAGTAGGAGAAGGCATTTTGAAAGTCAGCAACAAAACAGCTGGGTTGCCCCTCTGAAGGTGGGTACCATGAGGAATAGAGCTGGGCAATTATTGGTGTGTAAGAGCTAAAAGTTAACATACACGCTCTTCGGAAACTGAGGAGATGTGATTGTTTTGATGGTAGACAAAGTAAATACCTGTACAGTGCCATGAAGAGTAGTGTAGGCCATATATTAAGATAAGTAATTGAAAAAGACCAATACTGAAtaggcttttcattttctttaaagcaatcTGAACTTTCAATGGGATACCTTCTGTTTTtaggtggtttggttttttaggtTTTATTCCAGATGTAAATTTGTATAGTTTGATTCCTTGTGAATTGTGTATTTGCATATCAATACCTAAGTACTGGTGTCCAAGCAACATATTACCGTGCTTTAGtaactttttctattttttcatcAGAAGTAGCAAAACCGTGGGTCAGCtctttttatagcattttaCATACTAAGCTACATCCTTTTAGTTGTGATATAAGAGAATTAGAAAATTGTGTGTATAGAAAAGTGGTGATAACAGCACGAACAGGGCGTGTAGTCTCTAAAATGTAtactacatttttaatatgaatgtaagcttttaaagagaaaataattttgaattaaaagcTAACTGGGGAAATCTGATCCTGCCCTGAAGAGGAATTGCAAACTGTTGACCACATTTGAAtagcagaaatagaaaaggcatctctttttttttgctggccTATAGTTTTTTCTCATAATGATTATCATGTTGCACCATCACATAACTTAAATGGAAACATTCAAGACTTAATTTGGACTTGAATTATTCATAGAGGAGCTGATTGTCATACAGTATTTGTCTTATGCACACACAATTCATACTGTATGTATTAGAGTGAGAAGGTTGTCTAAACTCCAAATTACAAATGTAGAATATTCAGTGCAACATAAAATTCAGAGGATGTTTCACAGGATTCTACTTCTTAAAAGCttttatgagaaaaattaaaataatctacTGTTTGTGGAAGAGCTGAAACTCAATTCTTGGAACTAAATTATGTTGATTTAATGCCAgaattttaaacagaacttACCTGTTTAAGTAAGCTTCAGTTCTGAATAACTGATTGAAgacctaattttttttattttttgatgcCCCAGAGAAGGATATACTCATGTACTATTGGGTTTGAGTTAAAGATATCTTGTGCAGATTTCAACTGAAGATACGTTTTGCAAAATTAGCAGCTCTGATCTCAGCATAAAATCAGGTCAAGAAAATAAGCATGTAAATCTGtgaactattttttcccccctacctGGGACAGAGACTAGATGTTCTAGTAACAGAATTTgtctgcaaatttttttttataccatttATTGATATCTGAATAACAAACATGATGAGGCTTTAATGCAAAATTACTACAGTTaacagtttgaaagaaaatatattggaGGAATGCCAAAGGGCTGTCTTGtgcttttatatttctttagaTAACAGCATATCCTTATGTACAGAAAGCCGTAACTGTCTGTAAATGTTACGTATTCCTGCATGGTTATTGAGTAGCAGTGATACTTTGAATATCCATTAGGTGGCAGCGTAAGTGTGAAACAACGCTATCTGCTTTGTTTAATTACACTGCAAACTTTCTACCCTGTTAGTTGTAACATGTTTGGATTCTCCTTTATATAAAAATTCTTAGTCTAGTGCTACTAGACACTTATGTAGTGCATGAGTGGCAAATTCTTACTGGATTAAGGACCAGTGTTGAATACACAGCTGTATGCTGCTTTGGGAATTTGTTAGAAGTCTCATATTGGTAGGGTCTTGGGTAAAGTTGGAGCAATGCTTGTATGTTCACATATGATTATTATATAAGGGGAAAgattgggggtttttttggttggttgttttttgttggcttgcttttttttttttgccacagtTAGTCTGGGGGGAAGCTGAGAACTCTGCTGTGGAATAGCAGACTTCCAGTTTTGTTAGTGGTACCGTTGGCAATTTTTTGgtataaatgaaaaaaggtGGACGTAAGTAAGTGTAATAATTACCTTTTGAAGTATAGTAGGTAGGAAAAATAATGATCATCAGATAGGTcaactgtaaataaaaactgCATCCTCAAACCAGCGAGTTTGGCAAAGACTGAAATAGAACTGACTTGTTTATTCTCATACCTGTGTTAATTTCTGGAGGATATGCTTGTATCTGTCAGGtagaggaaacaaaagcaattgTAGGCTCTTTTTGGTTTAAGGCAAATATGCTTTGCCTTGTTATGTTTTCTGCTAATGCATGAGAATTTGATTTGTCATGTACCTGATGAGACTGGATTTTGaatgtatgcacacacacaattcctgcttttgcatggtttttcttccttctctttttctgaactcatttgaaaacaatgggttttttgtttagtgaaaagtaaaatttaatgCAATTAAATTTGAAGAATAAATGTTCGAGTTAGGGATTATGCTTTTTCATTACtcttcttacatttttaaatcctATTTGTAAAGTTAGCTTGTAAGCACACCTACAGATTTCACTTGGCTATTTCCACTCCCAGATTTTAATTTGATACCAAAAATGACATCATTATCCCATTGTAGTATctttagaaattaaaaggaatgaTTAACCAGAGGAATGGATTTGTTAAGACAGGTGGTGTGATGTGGATGTTGGCTTTTCTGCCAGACTAGTCCACAGACCAAGGCGCTACAGCTGCAGGTGACAATGTGGTTGAACTGGTGTTGTAGTCTTCTACGGTGATCTTGGTCTTATCTGCATGCAAAAACTTGCTTGTACTGATTTGTGTAGCACTGTGGTACTAGCAAAGCAGGGAGAGGTGTTTTAAAGGCTGGGAAAAGACAaacatgttaaagaaaaaagtggcaTCTCAGAGTGCTGAAGAATGGTTTAAATGCCAGATGTTATCATACCTAAGTAAACCTGGTTTCGTTCAAAAGGTTGGTTAACAATCCATTTTACATTGAATGTGTTCTCTGGGGCCTGTTAAGGCATATAGTGTGTTTCTGTTATCTGTAAAAGCTCTATTAAATGTTTGGTATACATTACGCTGTCCGTCTAGGTGATAGCTTGGTTATGAATGCActccaaggaggaaaaaaggctttaGCTCACTGATGCTGTGGAGCTGCTTGTAGATAGCTGGAACTTTCTTATCAGCCACCTGGTGGGAGAGGTATGGGCTATATGACTGAGAAGACTCATATGTGAAAAGTGGGAAAGGAAGCTGGAAAGGCTTGCATTCCAACAAGGCACTACATCTTGTCattcatctttatttctgtgtctgagATGGCCACAACACAAAGGATGTAATGGAATTGTCTGGCCTCACTGATGTTCAGGTGAGCCTTGTGTGGGCAGTGCCTCATGGGATAGCTGGGGCAGGTGTGTGAAGCCACAGCTGGAAAGGTATTAGATTTTAGTAGGAGTGAGATTTGGGAATGTCTGTGCTGAAGGAtatatgtttctgaaaaaaagaaacatgaatcattgaatatttttcaagttcttattttctcatttgtgtGCATGTTGGTTTTGTTAGCAAGCTGGCTGCTGTCTGTTGTGCTCCTACGCTTGGTTTAGTGTGGTTGGTTTTATCAGAAAGTTTCTGTCCCACAGCCTAATCCAGTTCTACTGAACATCAGTACTATCTCCAGCTGTAGCTCTTAGGAGACTTGCTGAATATTTATGTACTGAGATGTTTATACATTACTTATATTTCTTGGTTATGTTATACTGCTTAATTGCTAAATATTGTTAAAGAACAAAGGCAAACTCGCCTAATTTTTTCTTACTTCTCCTATACTCAACTGAAATCGCACTTGTCCCTGAAAATACACGTAGCTAGGATATAGacagtgctgttttctgctgggTATGCATCtacactgatgactgagtgagCAGGAATGTTTCTTCTTGGTGCATATTTGCTTTACTGTACATTTGGAGTTTTGTGTCTGCATTTGGAGTCTTGCAGTAGGCATTTGAACATACTACTGTTGTGCTAAGAGTGGATTCCCTCCTGATGAACCAAGGCTGAGactgcacagcagctggagctgtgtGGGCACAGGGTTATTAGCGCACTGTTCATATGCTGTGCACACTGGGGATGGGCAGCTGGCATGAACTTTGCTGCTGGTAAAGATGTAATGTGGATATGCAGTCCTGGAATCATAACAGATTTCA is a genomic window of Pelecanus crispus isolate bPelCri1 chromosome 7, bPelCri1.pri, whole genome shotgun sequence containing:
- the SELENOK gene encoding selenoprotein K, producing MVYISNGQVLENQSRAPWSLSSITDFFWSIADFVVLFFQSIIQPDLRRGGYTSSSYSGYNDGRGPPAHPRRRMGRINHWGGGPSPPPMAGGGUGR